One window from the genome of Pseudanabaena yagii GIHE-NHR1 encodes:
- a CDS encoding tetratricopeptide repeat protein encodes MSTEVAEDLFTQGLERYKQGESAATLIPVFEKVCDRQPKVASGWICLSWLYLLDNNAKLAVKAAQKAVKLAPEDPQGRINLAIAMLELSQKGVREQVEAAQNWLMLLKDIKPEIVENFEEGLRRRPNWKALEKVRDWVLN; translated from the coding sequence ATGAGTACAGAAGTTGCGGAAGATTTATTCACTCAAGGTTTAGAACGCTACAAACAAGGTGAATCTGCGGCGACCTTAATTCCTGTGTTTGAAAAAGTGTGCGATCGCCAGCCCAAAGTTGCAAGCGGTTGGATCTGTTTGTCTTGGTTATATCTACTAGACAATAACGCCAAGCTTGCTGTCAAAGCTGCTCAAAAAGCAGTCAAACTTGCCCCCGAAGATCCTCAAGGACGCATTAACCTTGCGATCGCTATGTTGGAGTTATCTCAAAAAGGTGTGCGCGAGCAAGTCGAGGCAGCCCAAAATTGGCTAATGCTTCTCAAAGATATTAAGCCAGAGATTGTTGAGAATTTTGAAGAAGGTCTACGTCGTCGCCCAAATTGGAAAGCCCTTGAAAAGGTTAGAGATTGGGTACTTAACTAA
- a CDS encoding DUF3155 domain-containing protein produces the protein MARRRKRKSRRRQEGRKILEHIPQFSIDSGEDKPVTAARKYIHTHGILPPALLLVRRNEHTTDRYFWAEKGLFGAQYVEENHFLFPSLKPPEEREVALAVSR, from the coding sequence TTGGCAAGGAGACGTAAGCGCAAGAGTAGACGTCGCCAAGAAGGGCGCAAAATCCTAGAACATATTCCTCAATTTAGTATCGATAGCGGTGAAGATAAGCCTGTGACGGCTGCACGTAAGTACATTCATACACATGGCATTCTTCCTCCAGCACTGTTGCTTGTAAGACGCAACGAGCATACAACAGATCGATACTTCTGGGCAGAAAAAGGACTATTTGGAGCACAGTATGTTGAAGAAAATCACTTCTTGTTCCCTAGTCTAAAACCGCCTGAAGAAAGAGAAGTTGCACTTGCTGTATCTCGATAA
- a CDS encoding SRPBCC family protein yields MTKFSTGSAVVMAIAIACCTPTMPVRAALFDGPVDRLPAIERDSLRNGQTVVTGEKGKYVAKVLVTASPDAVWRVLTDYANLSKFIPNMTSSKVLESYGNRKVIEQVDTRQVFIVSIVSRTKLAIEETDRKQIDFHLIDGDLSKMEGYWKMEPVSSVPNRPANQVLITYTVNAQPSDSTPADAFYGIFKDALNDTLQAIKNEIKSRG; encoded by the coding sequence ATGACGAAATTTTCTACTGGTTCGGCGGTGGTGATGGCGATCGCGATTGCCTGTTGCACACCGACCATGCCCGTCCGTGCGGCGCTCTTTGATGGGCCAGTTGATCGCTTACCTGCGATCGAGCGTGATTCTTTGCGTAATGGACAAACGGTAGTTACAGGTGAGAAAGGAAAATATGTAGCAAAGGTACTAGTCACGGCTTCCCCTGATGCGGTTTGGCGGGTTTTGACTGACTATGCCAATCTCTCTAAATTTATCCCGAATATGACCTCTAGCAAAGTCCTTGAGAGCTATGGCAATCGCAAGGTGATTGAACAGGTAGATACGCGTCAAGTCTTTATTGTTTCTATCGTTTCTCGCACCAAGCTTGCTATTGAGGAAACTGATCGCAAGCAGATTGATTTCCATCTCATTGATGGTGATCTATCGAAAATGGAAGGCTATTGGAAAATGGAACCTGTATCTTCCGTTCCCAATCGTCCCGCCAATCAGGTTTTGATTACTTACACTGTGAATGCTCAGCCGAGTGATTCGACTCCTGCGGATGCTTTTTATGGCATTTTTAAGGATGCGTTGAATGATACTTTGCAGGCAATCAAAAACGAAATCAAAAGCAGAGGCTAG
- a CDS encoding ABC transporter ATP-binding protein, whose protein sequence is MLLEVDNLTVRYGEATPAVDRVTFHLQAGEALGLIGESGCGKSTIGRSLIKLLPKYANVEGTICVDGEEIAEKKDGTWRGEKVGLIFQDPMTRLDPLMSIEDHGLEVLSSHYPKLSSQSAKQRIHDALRSVRIDPSRAKQYPHEFSGGMRQRVAIALSLLLNPVLLIADEPTTSLDVTVATDILKELTVLRKTRSMGLLLVTHDLGMVAEYCDRIAVMYNGNIVETGYVEQIFRDPQHPYTQSLLASVLHFNPEALTIRTDESESQDQDTGEEINQNIADDVPVASDVNILEDSQEQTNAQGNSQEFAMIEKSVTSVKAAPRVILHVNRLQKHYVTGGNPLTRFVDPSNGLVKAVDGIDLEIMSGETFGIIGESGSGKSTTGRAILQLIKPDRGSSVRFNGVELTKLKGEQLRQMRSQMQMIFQDPRACFSPYMTVFNSVADPLIIHNFAPNLEAAKDKVYAILEKVGLNSDLADRYPSDLSGGQLQRVAIARALITHPKFIICDEPVSMLDASIQSQVLQLMRDLKQEFKLTYIFITHDLAVAQFFCDRIAVMRKGKIVEQGSTEAVLTNPQHEYTKSLIASIPRIPYVNN, encoded by the coding sequence ATGCTGCTTGAAGTTGACAACTTGACTGTTCGCTATGGCGAAGCAACGCCTGCGGTCGATCGCGTGACTTTTCATTTGCAAGCAGGTGAAGCGCTGGGATTAATTGGTGAAAGCGGCTGTGGTAAATCGACCATCGGGCGATCGCTAATCAAGCTATTACCCAAATATGCCAATGTCGAGGGGACGATTTGCGTCGATGGGGAAGAAATTGCGGAGAAAAAAGATGGAACATGGCGCGGTGAAAAGGTCGGCTTAATTTTCCAAGATCCGATGACAAGGCTCGATCCCTTGATGAGCATCGAAGATCATGGGTTAGAAGTATTGTCTTCCCACTATCCTAAACTTTCATCGCAGTCGGCAAAACAGCGCATACATGATGCCCTACGCTCGGTTCGCATCGATCCTAGTCGCGCTAAGCAATATCCCCACGAATTTAGCGGCGGGATGCGGCAGAGAGTAGCGATCGCTTTATCACTATTGCTAAATCCCGTTTTATTAATTGCCGATGAGCCAACTACGAGCCTCGATGTCACCGTTGCTACTGATATTCTCAAGGAGCTAACAGTACTTCGCAAAACGCGATCGATGGGCTTATTGTTAGTTACCCATGACCTCGGTATGGTTGCCGAATATTGCGATCGCATTGCCGTAATGTATAACGGGAATATTGTGGAAACTGGCTATGTGGAGCAGATCTTCCGCGATCCGCAGCATCCCTACACCCAGAGTTTGCTAGCTTCAGTTCTCCATTTCAATCCAGAAGCATTAACTATCAGAACAGATGAATCTGAATCTCAAGATCAAGATACTGGGGAGGAAATTAATCAAAATATTGCAGATGATGTTCCCGTAGCTTCCGATGTCAATATTCTAGAAGACAGTCAAGAACAGACTAATGCTCAAGGGAATAGTCAAGAATTTGCGATGATTGAGAAGTCAGTGACTTCTGTAAAAGCAGCTCCCAGAGTGATTCTCCATGTCAATCGCCTACAAAAGCATTATGTTACGGGGGGCAATCCGTTAACGCGCTTTGTTGATCCTTCTAATGGTTTAGTCAAAGCAGTTGATGGCATTGATTTAGAAATAATGTCAGGAGAAACCTTTGGGATTATTGGCGAAAGTGGCTCTGGCAAAAGTACAACGGGTCGAGCAATTTTGCAATTAATCAAACCCGATCGCGGTAGTTCTGTGCGATTTAATGGGGTGGAGTTAACCAAACTCAAGGGTGAACAATTGCGCCAAATGCGATCGCAAATGCAAATGATCTTCCAAGATCCTCGCGCTTGCTTTAGCCCCTATATGACCGTTTTTAACAGCGTTGCCGATCCTTTAATAATTCATAACTTTGCCCCCAATCTCGAAGCGGCTAAGGATAAGGTCTATGCAATTCTCGAAAAAGTCGGACTTAATTCTGATCTTGCTGATCGCTATCCTTCGGACTTATCGGGTGGTCAATTGCAACGGGTAGCGATCGCCCGCGCCTTGATTACGCATCCCAAATTTATTATTTGCGATGAGCCTGTGAGTATGCTCGATGCGTCGATTCAGAGCCAAGTTTTGCAATTAATGCGCGATCTCAAACAGGAATTTAAGCTAACTTATATTTTCATTACCCACGATCTCGCCGTGGCTCAATTTTTCTGCGATCGCATTGCGGTGATGCGTAAGGGTAAAATTGTAGAGCAGGGCAGTACTGAGGCAGTGTTGACCAATCCCCAACATGAATACACCAAGTCTTTAATCGCTTCGATTCCACGCATTCCCTATGTCAATAATTAA
- a CDS encoding pyridoxal phosphate-dependent decarboxylase family protein, which yields MPDFPPDFLPQNFLDSHFLNPDRSNLEDIRKLGYAFVDLIVDSVLDTQNQAFVQDESSFKINIPEHGDKLADLLAEVRSQVLPRTVNFQNPRYMGHMDSVPTAITIWADALISAINNNMLSYELAPVFTEMEAQLMQWFGNLFGMGTDCFGTLTAGGSLANISGLLLARNWKQPQSKTVGEANNLVAFVSDAAHTSFEKAMNVIGVGKENLVRVLTNDRGEIILEELELEIQKAIRQGKQPFFVAAIAGTTVTGAVDAIQAVGEIAKRYDCWFHIDAAYGGAGIFSPKLQPLFQGCELADSITFNPQKWLWVARTCAMLIVKDKQHLVDGFDGELPYMDDRTLNFGNLNLQGTRRTDSLKLWMALKAMGISGCRYLVERSLDLSDNLRQWVEASPELELVCEPTLNIICLKSNNPNLSSTFLRQQWIDAGKLWLSLPLWKGDRILKAVVLHPYAG from the coding sequence ATGCCCGATTTCCCTCCCGATTTTTTACCGCAAAATTTTCTTGATTCCCACTTTCTCAATCCCGATCGCTCTAATCTTGAAGACATCCGTAAGTTGGGCTATGCCTTTGTCGATCTCATTGTTGATTCGGTTCTAGATACACAAAATCAAGCCTTCGTTCAGGATGAATCCTCTTTTAAAATCAATATTCCTGAACATGGCGATAAACTTGCAGACTTGTTAGCCGAAGTGCGATCGCAGGTTTTGCCTCGTACTGTCAATTTCCAAAATCCTCGCTACATGGGACATATGGACAGTGTACCTACTGCGATTACGATTTGGGCAGATGCGCTCATCTCGGCTATTAACAACAATATGCTCAGTTATGAACTCGCTCCCGTATTTACAGAAATGGAAGCACAACTGATGCAATGGTTTGGGAATCTCTTTGGAATGGGAACTGATTGTTTCGGTACATTGACCGCAGGGGGAAGTCTCGCCAATATTTCGGGACTATTATTAGCGAGAAACTGGAAACAACCACAGAGCAAGACTGTAGGCGAGGCGAATAATTTAGTTGCCTTTGTCTCCGATGCTGCTCATACTTCCTTTGAGAAGGCGATGAATGTAATCGGTGTTGGCAAAGAGAACTTAGTACGAGTTCTCACCAATGATCGGGGTGAAATTATTCTCGAAGAATTAGAACTGGAAATCCAAAAAGCAATTAGACAAGGGAAACAACCTTTTTTTGTAGCAGCGATCGCAGGAACGACAGTCACAGGCGCAGTCGATGCGATTCAAGCCGTGGGAGAAATCGCTAAACGTTATGACTGCTGGTTTCATATCGATGCAGCCTACGGTGGCGCAGGGATTTTTTCGCCGAAATTACAACCGCTATTCCAAGGCTGTGAACTTGCGGACTCGATCACCTTTAATCCGCAAAAATGGCTATGGGTAGCGCGAACCTGTGCCATGCTCATCGTCAAAGATAAGCAGCATCTTGTCGATGGCTTTGATGGCGAACTTCCCTATATGGATGATCGCACTCTCAATTTTGGAAACCTTAACCTACAGGGAACGCGCCGTACCGATAGCCTGAAGCTATGGATGGCACTGAAGGCGATGGGAATTTCAGGTTGTCGCTATCTCGTCGAGCGATCGCTAGATCTCTCCGATAACTTGAGACAATGGGTAGAAGCATCACCCGAATTAGAACTAGTCTGTGAACCAACTCTAAATATTATCTGTTTGAAATCTAATAATCCAAACCTTAGTAGTACCTTCCTGCGTCAACAATGGATCGATGCAGGGAAATTATGGCTATCTTTACCACTCTGGAAAGGCGATCGCATTCTCAAAGCCGTCGTTTTACATCCCTATGCAGGTTAG
- a CDS encoding sugar transferase, producing the protein MRVSSDRKPTEKRSNKRDLRAGHHFQQWHIVEMNWLRTLLLILSDIFGLGIAWKVSLDFNQAFSPLPPELNWGEFAGLTGLFWAFAAVIVTGFAYYNFYKSESQWRNYVKQAQFISSVYLSSLVVCYFYDPKVDAPRSLFLPAWLGSVVMIIGLRLLLTLIFDQFPIARTHTPVFIIAPSDRLSYLANIVEKRTGYRVVGVLASSLANSSHSIQAIMSSGAKEVIAEGLPETQLASQLYWQLRNAGIGLRLVPSSLMLLHRRGNPEIFASMPMIRIEPSLLANWEYIFKRCLDFVAALIGLIALSPVFVAIAIAIKASSKGSVFYTQERIGLQGHVFRMWKFRSMFMDADRRQAELEHLNKSSDGVMFKIERDPRIIPVGHFLRCTSLDELPQLFNVLLGQMSLVGPRPLPIRDVAKFSSWHHTRHLVIPGITGLWQISGRSDLDTIDDVAKLDLFYIDRWSLNFDLEILVETVRLVLFGKGAY; encoded by the coding sequence ATGAGAGTGAGTAGCGATCGCAAACCAACCGAAAAACGTTCTAACAAACGTGACCTTCGGGCAGGTCATCATTTCCAACAGTGGCATATAGTGGAAATGAACTGGTTGCGAACCCTATTACTAATCTTGAGTGATATTTTCGGGCTAGGAATAGCTTGGAAAGTTTCATTAGATTTTAATCAAGCTTTTTCGCCTTTACCACCTGAATTAAATTGGGGAGAATTTGCAGGTTTAACGGGTTTGTTTTGGGCATTTGCGGCAGTAATTGTGACAGGTTTTGCCTATTACAATTTCTATAAAAGTGAGTCCCAGTGGCGCAATTACGTCAAACAGGCGCAATTTATTAGTAGTGTTTACCTATCATCATTAGTAGTTTGTTACTTTTATGATCCTAAAGTGGATGCACCGCGATCGCTATTTTTGCCTGCATGGTTAGGTAGCGTTGTCATGATTATTGGCTTGCGGTTGCTCTTGACGTTGATATTTGACCAATTTCCGATCGCTAGAACTCATACACCCGTTTTTATCATTGCCCCTAGCGATCGCCTTTCCTATTTAGCAAATATTGTCGAAAAGCGTACAGGCTATAGAGTTGTCGGGGTGCTAGCTTCTTCACTAGCCAATTCTTCCCACTCCATTCAAGCAATTATGAGTTCGGGTGCAAAGGAAGTAATTGCCGAAGGGCTGCCTGAAACCCAACTAGCTTCTCAATTGTATTGGCAACTTCGTAATGCGGGAATTGGACTAAGGCTTGTTCCATCCAGTTTGATGTTGCTGCATCGACGTGGTAATCCTGAAATTTTTGCCTCCATGCCGATGATTCGGATTGAGCCATCATTACTAGCAAATTGGGAATATATCTTTAAGCGGTGCTTAGATTTTGTGGCGGCTTTGATTGGGCTAATTGCACTGTCGCCTGTATTTGTGGCGATCGCGATCGCGATCAAGGCTAGCTCGAAGGGAAGTGTTTTTTATACCCAAGAGCGAATTGGCTTACAGGGACATGTGTTTCGCATGTGGAAATTTCGCAGTATGTTCATGGATGCCGATCGCCGCCAAGCGGAATTAGAGCACCTCAACAAAAGCTCTGATGGAGTCATGTTCAAGATCGAACGCGATCCCCGTATTATTCCCGTTGGACATTTTTTACGCTGTACCAGTCTAGATGAGCTTCCCCAATTATTTAATGTATTACTGGGACAAATGAGCCTTGTTGGCCCTCGACCTTTGCCGATACGGGATGTGGCAAAATTTTCCAGTTGGCATCATACGCGCCATTTGGTCATACCAGGGATTACGGGGCTATGGCAAATTTCAGGGCGATCGGATTTAGATACAATTGATGATGTTGCTAAGTTAGATCTTTTTTATATAGATCGCTGGTCACTAAACTTCGATCTAGAAATTCTTGTAGAAACCGTTAGACTCGTTCTATTTGGCAAAGGTGCATATTAA
- a CDS encoding pentapeptide repeat-containing protein, producing the protein MTLSFVGQDLRHQSFNGREDLAGADFTGADLRGCDFREAILTGANFTGVKTGQSNQQFIYLIEVTVAFTFMFVVIGSGASLGFLLGVIVDDALVSILGSVLGGFLGAVASGIVVSLVSFLTAFIARVTGGAGIVRVDPLMFKITLAIVSLLGIVVVIIVQAYKSFLTGNVRWGILCITASLVFIIITLPVSKELLETLKSSISTYFNGADLTGANFANAELQFTDFTDTNCDLINWQGAKFFRCKLPKNIEDTKVRNLCKKPESGRAVNYASANFHKAYLQNVDLVDAILHNANLNGADLRGAKLINADLSNSQALGTDFTGATLTGARIFNWGINPETKFENVICTHVYIDEAGKERKPASGDFAEGDFALLVGEFTNTLDFLFKNEINFSAFQYAMQQMVIKNPEVQLSINQTKFIGQNKDALKRSYDVSPDADKGKLHADFSESYDIYKRLHPEDNQLIRDLNRKLTFLEGEVKTLKVLNAEKDERIADLKDANAGFKEIAKTQATKSNDKIIVQQVQGEKNQVSDKNQNISLKSDGNMTGVTVAGGDISGTVTVTIQQLRDSDTPEAPKLADLLTDLQKAISESTELTEEDKTKALQYIDTIGKFANNKEDHDMIGTVIDKIIKVVSKAAKLLTPVQAIADGLRKILQL; encoded by the coding sequence ATGACTCTATCCTTTGTCGGTCAAGACTTGCGTCATCAATCCTTTAATGGACGAGAAGACTTAGCAGGTGCAGATTTTACAGGTGCAGATCTGCGAGGTTGTGATTTTCGAGAGGCTATACTAACTGGGGCAAATTTTACAGGTGTTAAAACTGGTCAGAGTAATCAGCAATTCATCTATTTAATAGAGGTTACAGTTGCATTTACATTTATGTTTGTAGTTATAGGATCAGGGGCATCTTTGGGATTTCTTTTGGGTGTAATTGTAGATGATGCTTTGGTTTCAATCTTAGGTTCAGTTTTAGGTGGATTTTTAGGTGCAGTTGCAAGTGGAATTGTGGTCAGTCTCGTATCATTTTTAACTGCATTTATAGCTAGAGTGACTGGTGGTGCTGGAATTGTGAGAGTAGACCCATTAATGTTTAAAATTACACTTGCTATTGTCAGTCTACTTGGAATTGTAGTTGTAATTATAGTTCAAGCATATAAGTCTTTTCTCACTGGCAATGTTAGATGGGGAATTTTATGCATTACTGCCAGTTTGGTCTTTATCATTATTACGCTGCCTGTGTCCAAAGAATTACTAGAAACGTTGAAAAGTTCAATAAGTACCTACTTTAATGGTGCAGATCTTACTGGTGCAAATTTTGCCAATGCGGAATTACAATTTACCGACTTCACAGATACAAATTGTGATTTAATTAACTGGCAAGGAGCTAAATTCTTTAGATGCAAATTACCAAAAAATATTGAAGATACTAAAGTACGAAATTTATGCAAGAAACCTGAGAGCGGAAGAGCAGTAAATTATGCATCGGCTAACTTCCATAAGGCATATTTACAAAATGTCGATTTAGTCGATGCCATTCTCCACAATGCCAATTTAAATGGTGCTGATCTGCGTGGTGCAAAACTGATCAATGCTGACCTCAGCAACTCACAAGCATTAGGAACTGACTTCACAGGTGCAACTCTCACAGGCGCAAGGATATTTAATTGGGGAATTAATCCTGAAACCAAATTTGAGAATGTTATTTGCACACACGTTTATATCGATGAAGCAGGAAAGGAACGTAAACCCGCGAGTGGTGATTTTGCTGAAGGTGACTTTGCGCTTTTAGTTGGAGAGTTTACCAATACACTCGATTTTCTATTTAAAAATGAAATCAACTTCAGCGCTTTTCAATATGCCATGCAGCAAATGGTAATCAAAAATCCTGAAGTACAACTATCCATCAACCAAACTAAATTTATTGGTCAAAATAAAGACGCTCTCAAAAGAAGCTACGATGTAAGCCCTGATGCAGACAAAGGCAAACTCCATGCTGACTTTTCGGAATCCTACGACATTTACAAGCGACTTCATCCAGAAGACAATCAACTCATCAGGGATTTAAACCGAAAACTCACATTTTTAGAAGGTGAAGTCAAAACTTTAAAAGTTCTCAATGCTGAAAAGGATGAACGTATTGCCGATTTGAAAGATGCAAATGCAGGTTTCAAAGAAATTGCCAAAACCCAAGCAACTAAATCTAACGATAAAATTATTGTTCAACAAGTTCAAGGAGAGAAAAATCAAGTGTCTGACAAAAATCAAAATATTTCTCTAAAATCTGATGGCAACATGACAGGCGTAACCGTTGCAGGTGGAGATATTAGCGGCACTGTCACCGTCACGATTCAACAACTCCGTGACAGCGACACCCCCGAAGCACCAAAACTTGCCGATCTCCTGACTGACTTACAAAAAGCAATTAGCGAATCTACGGAATTGACAGAAGAAGACAAGACAAAAGCTTTGCAATATATCGATACGATTGGCAAGTTTGCTAACAACAAAGAAGATCACGACATGATTGGCACAGTAATTGACAAAATCATCAAAGTTGTTAGCAAAGCTGCGAAATTACTTACCCCCGTCCAAGCGATCGCCGATGGGTTGCGAAAGATTCTACAGCTATGA
- the nrdR gene encoding transcriptional regulator NrdR, producing MLCPFCQHTDSRVLESRSAEAGSSIRRRRECLSCQRRFTTYERIEFVPITVLKRDGVSESFDRSKLLRGMIRACEKTGVSQTTLESIIDEIEAQLQTRDRHQVSSVEIGEMVLQYLQDINEVAYVRFASVYRQFRGVRDFAEALNHFDAK from the coding sequence ATGCTCTGCCCGTTTTGTCAGCATACCGATAGCCGTGTTTTAGAATCTCGTTCGGCAGAGGCAGGCAGTAGTATTCGGCGCAGGCGGGAATGTCTCAGTTGTCAGCGTCGCTTTACTACCTACGAGCGCATCGAATTTGTACCCATTACCGTGTTAAAACGTGATGGTGTGAGTGAGTCCTTCGATCGCTCTAAATTATTGCGAGGCATGATCCGCGCCTGTGAGAAAACTGGGGTATCACAGACCACCCTCGAATCGATCATCGATGAAATTGAAGCACAACTACAAACACGCGATCGGCATCAAGTGTCTAGTGTCGAAATTGGCGAAATGGTTTTGCAATATTTGCAAGATATTAACGAAGTTGCCTATGTACGTTTTGCCTCAGTCTATCGACAGTTTCGTGGAGTACGAGATTTTGCTGAGGCTTTAAATCACTTTGATGCAAAGTAG